The genome window GGCCTGACGGTGATCGACGAGACGGTCCTGACGAAGGTCCGCCTCTGGGACGACTGGACGGGGCGCATGCGCATGACGCCAGATGCCCTCCGCGCTCTCGAGGGGTTCGTCCGCGCGGCCCCGGAGCGTTGCCGCGCCGCGTTCGACTTCAAGCTCACCGACACAAGCGTGGAGTCGTTCACCGACCGCATGCTCCTGCTGCGGGCAGATCGGGACTGAGTCGCCCCGGCGACCACACTTGCCGTCCGGCCGGACGACAGAGCACACTGGTGGTCGTGGGACAGTTCAAGGTCACTTTGAGGCTGTATCCGAGAAGTGACGGCGCCGCCAGGGATTTCGATGCTCTCGTAGATTCCGGCGCCGCCTACTCGGTGGCTCCCCGTCCCCCTCCTGGAGGCTCTGGGTTGCCGTCCGCTCCGGACCCAACGCGTCGTGATGGCAGACGGGCGCATCGAAGAGTGGGGGCTGACACAGCTCGAGATCGAGTGTCAGGGGCGTCGAGCGACCACTCCGATACTGATGGGACCGCCCGATAGCCCGGTGCTCCTCGGCGCGACGACGCTCGAGGAGCTCGGGCTTGGGATGGACCCGCTCAACCGCCGCCTGATCCCTGTCGACGTGTATCTGGCCTGACGGGGGGGCGGAGGTGGACGAGGGTGGCGCCGCGGCCGCCGCGCTCGGGCGGAGCGTCAGCGTAGCTGGCCACCAGCGGATGCCGGGCCAGGAGGGATTGCACGATCGCGCGCTGCACGCCGATCCCCCGCCCGTGAATGAGTCGCACCTCGCTGAAGCCCCGGGCCCGGGCGGCTTCCAGGTACTCCTCCACCACCGAGGCGATGTCGCGCGGCGCGAAGGCGTGCAGGTCGAGGGAATCCTCGATGGGAATCCGGACGGGCTCGTCCGGGGTCACGGCGAGGTTTCGGAGGGGGCCGTAACGTCCGCCCCCTCCGAATTTAAATCCGCACGCCCCCCGCCGCGTGCTGCTGCCAGTGCTGGAAGCTCGAGAGATCCTCTCCCGAGAGCCTGCACTGTCAGAACGTCGCCGCGCGCTCGAAGAAGGCCACGTCGACCATGCCGACCTGCTCCGCGCGAGCGGTCTCGGCGACCTTCTGGGTGACCATCTGGCGCACGAAGGGAATCGGGATCCGGCCCAGGCGGTGGATGACCTCCTCGGTGCAGCGGATGCGCGTGCCCGGGAGCACCGGCCCCCCGGACGCCGCCATCTCCCCGTCGGGAGCGTGCTCGCACGTCTCGGGCACGAGCTGCTGCAGGCGCAGCGACACGTA of Candidatus Methylomirabilota bacterium contains these proteins:
- a CDS encoding Smr/MutS family protein; the protein is MTPDEPVRIPIEDSLDLHAFAPRDIASVVEEYLEAARARGFSEVRLIHGRGIGVQRAIVQSLLARHPLVASYADAPPERGGRGATLVHLRPPVRPDTRRQGSGGG